One Paenarthrobacter aurescens TC1 DNA window includes the following coding sequences:
- a CDS encoding putative diacylglycerol kinase catalytic domain (identified by match to protein family HMM PF00781), whose product MSDWILYLILAGGVAFAVSSWWGVRRLKARHIRSAVREDAHKPGPGDQRVAVILNPVKNNAEVARQAIIDACDLAGWDAPKFFETTVDDPGYGQSRQALAYGADVVLACGGDGTVRVVAECLAHKNVAMGLIPLGTGNLLARNVDLDVTDIADCIQVALFGHQRFIDTATMGIDNDITGESAEHTFLVIAGMGLDAEVVGDTRDNLKKSVGWLAYTEAGVRHLPGRRKRVTITMDDQPEQTRKIRSVLFANCGLIPGGIDFIPQAMIDDGMLDIVVMSPRSAFGWLAMYTKVLFKHNANLPMMSFYRSGKVTIRSQEPMATQLDGDPSGEATTVTVQVAPGSLLVRVPKAKTA is encoded by the coding sequence ATGAGCGACTGGATCCTGTACCTGATTCTCGCTGGGGGCGTGGCGTTTGCCGTCTCCAGTTGGTGGGGTGTGCGCCGATTGAAAGCCCGCCACATCAGGAGCGCGGTTCGCGAGGACGCCCACAAGCCGGGCCCCGGGGATCAGCGGGTTGCTGTGATCCTGAATCCGGTGAAAAACAACGCGGAAGTAGCCCGCCAGGCCATTATTGACGCCTGCGATCTTGCCGGTTGGGACGCGCCCAAGTTTTTTGAAACCACCGTGGACGATCCCGGCTATGGCCAGTCGCGCCAAGCGCTGGCCTACGGAGCCGACGTCGTCCTTGCCTGCGGCGGCGACGGTACAGTGCGCGTCGTGGCTGAGTGCTTGGCGCACAAGAACGTGGCCATGGGCCTCATCCCGTTGGGCACCGGAAACCTGCTGGCGCGCAACGTTGACCTGGATGTCACGGACATCGCGGACTGCATTCAGGTTGCGTTGTTCGGCCACCAGCGTTTCATTGACACCGCCACCATGGGCATCGACAACGACATCACCGGTGAGTCTGCCGAGCACACGTTCCTGGTTATCGCGGGCATGGGCTTGGACGCCGAGGTTGTTGGCGACACCAGGGACAACCTCAAGAAGAGCGTCGGCTGGCTGGCTTACACCGAGGCCGGCGTCCGTCACCTTCCTGGTCGCCGCAAACGCGTCACCATCACCATGGATGACCAGCCCGAGCAGACACGGAAGATACGCAGCGTGCTGTTCGCCAACTGTGGATTGATTCCAGGCGGCATCGACTTCATCCCGCAGGCCATGATCGACGACGGCATGTTGGACATTGTGGTGATGAGCCCGCGCAGCGCCTTCGGCTGGCTCGCCATGTACACAAAAGTCCTGTTCAAGCACAACGCCAACTTGCCGATGATGAGCTTCTACCGCTCCGGTAAAGTCACCATCCGCAGTCAGGAACCGATGGCTACCCAGCTCGACGGCGACCCGTCGGGTGAGGCGACGACGGTCACCGTCCAGGTAGCGCCAGGGTCATTGTTGGTGCGCGTACCGAAGGCCAAGACCGCCTAG
- a CDS encoding putative haloacid dehalogenase-like hydrolase (identified by match to protein family HMM PF00702; match to protein family HMM PF05116; match to protein family HMM TIGR00099; match to protein family HMM TIGR01484), producing MTILTDTPVAGIDDQPNNNNKLMIALDVDGTLVDHDGHMSPAVRSAAQAVVASGHNVMIATGRSLNATLPIIQQIGLERGYAVCCNGGVTLRLDPSLDKGYEIIHKATFDPAPALKALRERLPNAKYALEDEDGNFLSTERFQDASFGVESIGVDFQTMLDSTAVRVVVFSSENTSEEFNEAIRHIGLSGVTYSVGWTAWLDIAAEGVTKASALEALRHKLGTDQANTVAVGDGRNDIEMLTWAGRGVAMGQAPDEVIAVADEVTASVLDDGAAQVLLSVL from the coding sequence ATGACTATTTTGACTGATACTCCAGTTGCTGGCATCGATGACCAGCCGAATAACAACAACAAGCTCATGATCGCCTTGGACGTCGATGGCACACTCGTGGACCATGACGGCCACATGTCCCCGGCTGTTCGCTCCGCTGCGCAGGCGGTGGTGGCCAGCGGCCACAACGTCATGATCGCCACGGGCCGCTCCCTCAACGCCACGCTTCCCATCATCCAGCAGATAGGCCTCGAGCGGGGCTACGCCGTGTGCTGTAACGGTGGTGTGACACTTCGTCTGGATCCCTCGTTGGACAAGGGCTACGAGATTATCCACAAGGCAACCTTCGATCCCGCCCCGGCTCTGAAGGCCCTGCGTGAACGGCTGCCCAATGCCAAGTACGCACTGGAGGATGAGGACGGAAACTTCCTGTCCACCGAACGCTTTCAGGACGCCAGTTTTGGTGTGGAGTCCATCGGCGTGGACTTCCAGACCATGTTGGATTCCACGGCAGTCCGCGTAGTGGTCTTCAGCAGCGAGAACACTTCGGAGGAGTTCAACGAGGCCATCAGGCACATCGGACTTTCCGGCGTGACCTACTCGGTGGGTTGGACCGCTTGGTTGGATATCGCGGCCGAGGGCGTCACCAAGGCCAGTGCGTTGGAGGCTTTGCGCCACAAACTCGGCACGGACCAGGCCAACACGGTGGCTGTGGGTGACGGTCGCAACGACATCGAGATGCTCACTTGGGCTGGCCGAGGCGTTGCTATGGGTCAGGCGCCTGATGAAGTGATCGCAGTTGCGGATGAGGTCACCGCGTCAGTGCTCGACGACGGCGCGGCGCAGGTTCTGCTCAGCGTGCTGTAA
- a CDS encoding oxidoreductase, short chain dehydrogenase/reductase family (identified by match to protein family HMM PF00106) yields MGNFEGKTALVTGGGSGLGEAISKDLAKNGVNVVVVDVNLDAATRVADQITADGGTAVAFQGNTAVAEDSKKAVDFAIETYGALNYAVNNAGIGGASAPVGEVDIEDWDRVIAINLSGVLYGMRYQVPAILAAGASEGAIVNMASIHGAVAAPGNAAYTAAKHGVVGLTKNAAAEYGAQGLRVNAIGPGYIDTPLLAAAPKEVISGLEAKHPLGRLGKAEEIANVTTFLLSDKASFMTGSYVLVDGGYTAV; encoded by the coding sequence ATGGGTAACTTCGAAGGCAAGACCGCGCTCGTCACTGGCGGCGGCTCGGGACTCGGAGAAGCGATCAGCAAGGACCTCGCGAAGAACGGCGTCAACGTTGTTGTTGTGGACGTCAATCTCGACGCCGCCACACGCGTGGCTGACCAGATCACGGCCGACGGCGGCACAGCAGTTGCCTTCCAAGGCAACACCGCCGTGGCCGAGGACAGCAAGAAAGCCGTGGACTTCGCAATCGAGACCTATGGTGCCCTCAACTACGCCGTCAACAACGCCGGAATCGGCGGAGCCAGCGCCCCGGTCGGCGAAGTAGACATCGAAGACTGGGACAGGGTCATTGCCATCAACCTGAGCGGTGTCCTGTACGGCATGCGCTACCAGGTCCCGGCGATCCTGGCCGCCGGCGCCTCCGAGGGCGCCATCGTCAACATGGCCTCAATCCACGGCGCCGTCGCTGCACCAGGCAACGCCGCGTACACCGCAGCCAAGCACGGCGTGGTGGGCCTGACCAAGAACGCCGCCGCTGAATACGGCGCACAGGGTCTTCGCGTCAACGCCATCGGCCCCGGCTACATCGATACTCCCTTGCTGGCCGCCGCACCGAAGGAAGTCATCAGCGGGCTCGAAGCAAAGCACCCGCTGGGTCGGTTGGGCAAGGCCGAGGAGATCGCGAACGTCACCACGTTCCTCCTCTCCGACAAGGCCAGTTTCATGACCGGTTCGTATGTACTTGTCGATGGCGGGTACACCGCCGTCTAA
- the pgm gene encoding phosphoglucomutase, alpha-D-glucose phosphate-specific (identified by match to protein family HMM PF00408; match to protein family HMM PF02878; match to protein family HMM PF02879; match to protein family HMM PF02880; match to protein family HMM TIGR01132) has translation MLDPMASRAGTVALPQDLVDITALLDAYFDVTPDLGDPAQRVAFGTSGHRGSSLKASFNEPHILAITQAIVEYRGRQGITGPLFIGRDTHALSEPAQNSALEVLAANGVTVLVDARHGYTPTPALSHAILKYNREAAPGTPQADGIVVTPSHNPPGDGGFKYNPPHGGPADTDATGWIADRANQLLENGLRGVKRMPLNDALAADTTGKFDFLSSYVDDLPSVLNLDAIRNAGVRIGADPMGGASVDYWGEIGERHQLNLTVVNPTVDPQWAFMTLDWDEKIRMDCSSPSAMASLIKRMAAGADGTAAYDVATGNDADADRHGIVTPDGGLMNPNHYLAVAIDYLYRNRSGWNPESVVGKTLVSSSIIDRVAAGLGRKLVEVPVGFKWFVPGLLSGEGAFGGEESAGASFNKLDGSVWTTDKDGILLALLASEITAVTGSSPSQLYKGLTDQFGSPVYARIDAAATREQKSKLGKLSAADVTATSLAGEEITAKLTEAPGNGAPIGGLKVVTENAWFAARPSGTEDVYKIYAESFKGADHLAQVQKEAKALVDGVIA, from the coding sequence ATGCTGGACCCCATGGCTAGCCGAGCGGGCACAGTTGCCCTTCCCCAGGACCTTGTTGACATCACAGCCCTGCTGGACGCGTATTTCGACGTCACTCCGGATTTGGGCGACCCTGCGCAGCGCGTGGCGTTTGGAACGTCGGGACACCGCGGATCCAGTTTGAAGGCGTCCTTCAACGAGCCGCACATCCTCGCAATCACGCAGGCAATCGTTGAATATCGCGGCCGCCAGGGCATCACCGGGCCGTTGTTCATCGGCCGCGACACCCATGCCCTGAGCGAGCCGGCACAGAACTCCGCATTGGAGGTACTGGCCGCCAATGGTGTGACCGTCCTGGTGGACGCCCGCCACGGCTATACCCCGACGCCTGCACTGAGCCACGCGATCCTCAAGTACAACCGCGAAGCTGCGCCAGGCACTCCCCAGGCTGACGGCATCGTGGTCACCCCCAGCCACAACCCGCCAGGCGATGGAGGCTTCAAGTACAACCCTCCGCACGGCGGCCCGGCCGACACCGACGCCACCGGCTGGATCGCCGATCGCGCCAACCAGCTGCTTGAGAACGGCCTGCGCGGCGTCAAGCGCATGCCCCTGAACGACGCCTTGGCCGCTGACACCACCGGCAAGTTCGACTTCCTCAGCAGCTATGTTGACGACCTCCCTTCCGTGCTGAACCTTGACGCCATCCGGAACGCCGGCGTCCGCATCGGAGCAGATCCCATGGGCGGCGCCTCCGTGGACTACTGGGGCGAAATCGGCGAACGCCACCAACTAAACCTCACGGTGGTCAACCCCACCGTTGATCCGCAGTGGGCGTTCATGACCCTCGACTGGGACGAGAAGATCCGCATGGATTGCTCGTCGCCGTCGGCCATGGCGTCACTGATCAAGCGGATGGCCGCAGGTGCCGATGGCACCGCCGCTTACGACGTCGCCACCGGTAACGATGCCGACGCCGACCGCCACGGCATTGTCACCCCCGATGGCGGGCTCATGAACCCGAACCACTACCTCGCTGTCGCCATTGACTACCTGTACCGGAACCGCAGTGGCTGGAATCCGGAATCCGTGGTGGGCAAGACGCTGGTTTCGTCCTCGATCATCGACCGTGTTGCTGCCGGACTTGGGCGCAAACTGGTTGAGGTTCCTGTTGGCTTCAAGTGGTTCGTTCCCGGGCTGCTGTCCGGCGAGGGTGCCTTCGGTGGTGAGGAATCGGCCGGCGCTTCCTTCAACAAGCTCGACGGCAGTGTGTGGACCACGGACAAGGACGGCATCCTGCTGGCACTGCTGGCGTCCGAGATCACGGCCGTCACGGGGTCCTCTCCTTCACAGCTCTACAAGGGCCTGACCGACCAGTTCGGTTCCCCCGTTTACGCACGCATCGACGCCGCCGCTACCCGTGAGCAGAAGTCCAAGCTGGGCAAACTCTCCGCCGCCGATGTCACCGCCACTTCCCTTGCCGGCGAAGAGATCACTGCGAAGCTCACTGAGGCTCCCGGCAACGGCGCTCCGATCGGCGGCCTGAAGGTGGTCACCGAGAATGCCTGGTTCGCAGCCCGCCCTTCCGGCACCGAGGACGTCTACAAGATCTACGCCGAGTCCTTCAAGGGCGCGGACCACTTGGCGCAGGTGCAGAAAGAAGCCAAGGCACTGGTAGACGGCGTTATCGCGTAG
- a CDS encoding putative peptidase family S51 protein (identified by match to protein family HMM PF03575) → MATGQPTILATSGGYKPGERTRIEFNHLMHYAVELSGVSGRAPRVTHIGTASGDQRWWAAEMDQAARIAGFDFSHLSLFTMPNIEDPEAHLLEQDVVWVNGGSVVNLLAVWRAHGLDGIMRKAWESGVVLAGVSAGSICWYQGGVTDSFGPELKPVTNALGFLPYGNGVHYDSEPRRAPAIHRLVANGTLGETHCTDDGVGLVYRGTELAEVVSEVKNKAAFRVTAGAGESVDAVAVEERLESRFLG, encoded by the coding sequence ATGGCTACTGGGCAGCCGACCATTCTGGCAACGTCCGGTGGATACAAGCCCGGCGAACGCACCAGGATCGAGTTCAACCACCTGATGCATTACGCCGTGGAGTTGTCCGGCGTCTCCGGCCGTGCGCCGCGGGTGACACACATCGGTACGGCGTCGGGTGATCAGCGCTGGTGGGCGGCTGAAATGGATCAGGCAGCACGCATTGCGGGGTTCGACTTCAGCCACCTCAGCCTCTTCACGATGCCCAACATCGAGGACCCGGAAGCGCACCTTCTGGAGCAGGACGTGGTGTGGGTGAACGGTGGGTCGGTGGTGAACCTCCTGGCAGTTTGGCGGGCACACGGACTGGACGGAATTATGCGGAAGGCCTGGGAAAGCGGCGTAGTGCTGGCCGGCGTCTCGGCCGGGTCCATCTGTTGGTACCAAGGCGGCGTCACCGATTCCTTTGGTCCGGAGCTCAAGCCTGTCACCAACGCGCTCGGTTTCCTCCCCTATGGCAACGGCGTCCACTACGACTCCGAACCACGTCGGGCACCCGCCATCCACAGGTTGGTGGCCAACGGAACGCTCGGTGAGACGCACTGCACGGACGACGGCGTGGGGCTGGTTTACCGGGGCACGGAACTCGCGGAAGTGGTGTCCGAAGTGAAGAACAAGGCCGCCTTCCGGGTGACTGCAGGCGCCGGCGAGAGTGTGGACGCTGTTGCTGTGGAGGAACGGTTGGAGTCGCGTTTCCTTGGTTGA
- the serS gene encoding seryl-tRNA synthetase (identified by match to protein family HMM PF00587; match to protein family HMM PF02403; match to protein family HMM TIGR00414): MIDVKDLSENPDKFRASQRARGADESVVDAIISADSDRRAALIRHETLRAEQNAFGKKVAQAKGEEKQALLAEVKELANSVKAASAEAAAAQAKQEELLRVIPNLVVDGVPEGGEDDYVVLKTVGTPREFTDFEPKDHLEIGELIGAIDMERGAKVSGSRFYFLRGVGARLEMALLQMAMEQAIDAGFVPMITPTLVRPETMQGTGFDVKHDAEIYRLAEDDLYLVGTSEVALAGYHADEILDLSAGPIRYAGQSSCYRREAGSHGKDTRGIIRVHQFNKVEMFIYTTVEEAAAEHERLLAWEEEMLAKCELPYRVIDTAAGDLGMSAARKFDCEAWVPTQNAYRELTSTSNCTTFQARRLNIRERVINDEGVAKGTRAVATLNGTLATTRWIVAILEHHQNPDGSVNVPKALQKYLGGLEVLPVL; the protein is encoded by the coding sequence GTGATCGACGTAAAAGACCTCAGCGAAAATCCGGACAAGTTCCGTGCCAGCCAGCGCGCCCGTGGTGCCGACGAGTCCGTTGTGGACGCGATCATCTCCGCTGACTCCGATCGCCGCGCGGCCCTGATCCGGCATGAAACCCTCCGCGCCGAGCAGAACGCCTTCGGTAAGAAGGTGGCACAGGCCAAGGGCGAGGAAAAGCAGGCCCTGCTGGCCGAGGTCAAGGAACTCGCCAACTCGGTCAAGGCCGCTTCTGCTGAAGCCGCAGCTGCACAGGCCAAGCAGGAAGAGCTGCTCCGCGTCATCCCCAACCTGGTGGTGGACGGTGTCCCCGAGGGCGGCGAGGATGACTACGTTGTGCTCAAGACCGTGGGTACGCCGCGTGAGTTCACGGACTTCGAGCCGAAGGATCACCTTGAAATCGGTGAGCTGATCGGCGCCATCGACATGGAACGCGGTGCCAAGGTCTCCGGTTCACGTTTCTACTTCCTCCGTGGCGTCGGTGCCCGGTTGGAAATGGCGCTGCTGCAGATGGCCATGGAGCAGGCCATCGACGCTGGCTTCGTCCCCATGATCACCCCCACTTTGGTGCGTCCCGAGACCATGCAGGGCACCGGTTTTGATGTAAAGCACGACGCCGAGATCTACCGTCTCGCTGAAGACGACCTTTACCTTGTGGGAACCTCGGAGGTGGCCCTCGCCGGCTACCACGCAGATGAGATCCTGGACCTTTCTGCGGGCCCCATCCGCTACGCCGGCCAGAGCTCCTGCTACCGCCGTGAGGCCGGTTCGCACGGCAAGGACACCCGAGGCATCATCCGCGTGCACCAGTTCAACAAGGTGGAGATGTTCATCTACACCACCGTTGAGGAAGCAGCGGCCGAGCACGAGCGCCTGCTGGCCTGGGAAGAGGAGATGCTTGCCAAGTGCGAGCTTCCTTACCGGGTGATCGACACCGCCGCCGGTGACCTGGGAATGTCTGCAGCCCGCAAGTTCGACTGTGAAGCCTGGGTCCCCACGCAGAACGCCTACCGTGAGCTCACCTCTACGTCCAACTGCACCACGTTCCAGGCACGCCGCCTCAACATCCGCGAACGCGTGATCAACGACGAAGGAGTTGCCAAGGGAACCCGCGCCGTTGCCACGCTGAACGGCACCCTGGCCACCACGCGCTGGATCGTTGCCATCCTCGAGCACCACCAGAACCCGGACGGCTCCGTCAACGTTCCCAAGGCACTGCAGAAGTACCTTGGCGGGCTTGAGGTTCTGCCGGTTCTTTAG
- a CDS encoding dipeptide/tripeptide permease (Peptide:H+ symporter) (identified by match to protein family HMM PF00854; match to protein family HMM PF07690; match to protein family HMM TIGR00924), which produces MPRAFIDVTMPAVSASIEKMSTPQTTAESAKPAGDTSFFGHPKMLASLFSVEMWERFSFYGMQGILLYYMYFTAEQGGLSIDQGLAAGLVGAYGGGVYLSTILGAWLADRLFGSEKVLFGSAIMIMAGHIALALLPGIPGLIAGLVLVGIGSGGLKANATALVGTLYGEKDERRDAGFSIFYMGINIGGLIGPLVTGWLQTSYGFHIGFGAAAVGMAIGLVIYSLGRKKLPEEAHRVPNPLPTKDRTKYGLIFLGILIVIGVLLGTGIVNANNLARSMAYAAIGAAVIYLFLIFRSPLVTGVERKRVVAFIPLFIASAGFWALFQQQFTFIAVYSQEKLDRNLFGWEMPAAWVQSINPVFIIIFAGVMAALWTKLGSKQPSSPLKFSAGLFIMGLAFLAFIPLAGDGKTPLLALVGILFMFTLAELFLSPIGLSVSTKLAPKAFHTQMVALFFLSVSLGTTLAGILAGLYNPEDELPYFLGIGGVAVVLAVGLAAASPAIKKLMGGVR; this is translated from the coding sequence TTGCCCCGGGCATTCATCGATGTGACAATGCCCGCAGTCAGTGCCAGCATTGAGAAAATGAGCACACCTCAAACCACGGCTGAGTCCGCAAAGCCAGCGGGCGATACGTCATTCTTCGGCCACCCAAAGATGTTGGCCAGCCTCTTCTCCGTGGAAATGTGGGAGCGATTCTCCTTCTACGGCATGCAGGGAATTCTGCTCTACTACATGTACTTCACCGCCGAGCAGGGCGGTCTTTCCATTGACCAGGGGCTCGCTGCTGGTTTGGTGGGCGCGTACGGTGGTGGCGTTTACCTGTCGACGATCCTCGGCGCCTGGCTCGCCGACCGTCTCTTCGGCTCCGAAAAGGTCCTGTTCGGCTCTGCGATCATGATCATGGCAGGCCACATCGCACTGGCGCTTCTGCCGGGCATCCCAGGCTTGATCGCGGGCTTGGTGCTGGTGGGGATCGGCTCGGGTGGCCTGAAAGCCAACGCCACCGCCCTGGTGGGCACCCTGTACGGCGAGAAGGATGAGCGCCGCGACGCCGGCTTCTCCATCTTCTACATGGGCATCAACATCGGCGGGCTGATCGGCCCACTGGTGACCGGATGGCTGCAGACCAGCTACGGCTTCCACATTGGCTTCGGCGCCGCCGCCGTGGGTATGGCGATCGGCCTGGTCATCTACTCCCTGGGCCGCAAGAAGCTCCCGGAGGAAGCACACCGCGTACCCAATCCGCTGCCGACGAAGGACCGCACCAAGTACGGCCTGATTTTCCTGGGCATCCTGATTGTCATCGGCGTGCTGCTCGGCACAGGGATTGTCAACGCCAACAACCTGGCCCGGAGCATGGCCTACGCGGCCATCGGTGCCGCCGTGATCTACCTTTTCCTGATCTTCCGCAGCCCGTTGGTCACCGGTGTGGAGCGCAAGCGCGTTGTGGCCTTCATACCCTTGTTCATCGCATCGGCCGGATTCTGGGCACTGTTCCAGCAGCAGTTCACCTTCATCGCCGTGTACTCGCAGGAGAAGCTGGACCGCAACCTGTTCGGCTGGGAAATGCCGGCCGCGTGGGTCCAGTCCATCAACCCGGTGTTCATCATCATCTTCGCCGGCGTCATGGCTGCGCTCTGGACCAAGCTGGGCTCCAAGCAGCCCAGTTCGCCGCTGAAGTTCTCCGCTGGCCTGTTCATCATGGGCCTGGCGTTCCTTGCGTTCATCCCGCTGGCCGGCGACGGCAAGACCCCGCTGCTGGCACTGGTGGGCATCCTGTTCATGTTCACCTTGGCGGAACTGTTCCTCTCCCCCATCGGCTTGTCAGTGAGCACCAAGCTCGCACCCAAGGCGTTCCACACGCAGATGGTGGCCCTGTTCTTCCTGTCCGTCTCGCTCGGCACCACACTGGCCGGCATCCTCGCAGGCCTCTACAACCCCGAGGACGAGCTCCCGTACTTCCTGGGGATCGGCGGCGTGGCAGTGGTCCTGGCTGTTGGCCTGGCTGCGGCATCGCCCGCGATCAAGAAACTGATGGGTGGCGTTCGCTAG
- a CDS encoding hypothetical protein (identified by Glimmer2; putative): MPMRNLIWVAFTEPVSPGLVFPRSDWPLHITLLRFDVGANVSADVADVLADQAEAPVKGALGTRLRVGEEAGFGHMGSIPVSLIEHNPLLQGLHEEIVDAVNSIGGRIATPNYVMERFRPHISHHDGKRPKSGDAVVLDQVALVDMAPEGDHTIRRILRLWTQDTKTG; encoded by the coding sequence ATGCCTATGCGGAACCTCATCTGGGTGGCGTTCACGGAGCCCGTCTCGCCGGGGCTGGTCTTTCCGCGCAGCGACTGGCCGCTCCACATCACGCTGTTAAGGTTCGACGTCGGCGCGAACGTGAGTGCCGACGTCGCCGATGTCCTTGCGGACCAGGCCGAAGCGCCGGTCAAGGGTGCGCTTGGTACCCGGCTGAGAGTGGGCGAAGAGGCGGGCTTTGGGCATATGGGGTCCATCCCGGTGAGCCTGATCGAGCACAACCCGCTGCTTCAGGGGTTGCATGAAGAGATCGTGGACGCCGTGAACAGCATCGGCGGGAGGATAGCTACGCCGAACTATGTGATGGAACGCTTCCGGCCGCACATCTCGCACCACGACGGCAAGAGACCAAAGTCCGGAGACGCCGTCGTGCTTGACCAAGTAGCCCTGGTGGACATGGCTCCCGAAGGCGACCACACCATCCGGCGCATCCTCAGGCTCTGGACTCAGGACACCAAAACCGGCTGA
- a CDS encoding putative rhodanese-related sulfurtransferase (identified by match to protein family HMM PF00581) encodes MSDFDTVPVGDIPADASILDVREDYEWVAGHAEGARHIPMDQLPARLEELDPDDDLFVICRTGGRSFRAVQWLVGQGYSAVNVAGGMDMWFEAGKPMVSDNGLKPVVL; translated from the coding sequence ATGAGCGACTTCGATACCGTGCCTGTGGGCGACATTCCGGCCGACGCCAGCATTCTGGACGTCCGCGAAGATTACGAGTGGGTGGCCGGGCACGCCGAAGGTGCACGCCACATTCCCATGGACCAACTGCCCGCGCGCTTGGAAGAACTCGATCCTGACGACGACCTGTTCGTCATCTGCCGGACCGGAGGCCGCTCCTTCCGGGCGGTGCAATGGCTGGTGGGCCAAGGCTACTCTGCCGTCAATGTTGCCGGCGGCATGGACATGTGGTTTGAGGCCGGAAAGCCGATGGTGTCAGACAACGGGCTCAAACCGGTTGTCCTGTAA
- the pheA gene encoding prephenate dehydratase (identified by match to protein family HMM PF00800; match to protein family HMM PF01842): protein MSAVTYTFLGPQGTFTEAALMQVPGAADATRIPCTNVNTALERVRAGEADAAMVPIENSVEGGVTATLDAIATGQELRIIREALVPITFVLVARPGVELSDIKRISTHGHAWAQCRLWVDEHLPNADYVPGSSTAASAMGLLEDDAPYEAAICAPLIAAEQPGLNVLAEDIGDNPDAVTRFILVSRPGALPERTGADKTTVVVPLPEDHPGALMEILDQFASRGVNLSRIESRPTGQYLGHYFFSIDADGHATDSRVADALAGLHRISPATRFLGSYARADKQPAVVAPHTSDAAFASAHAWVDSILKGS from the coding sequence ATGTCGGCAGTTACCTACACCTTCCTCGGCCCCCAAGGCACCTTCACCGAGGCTGCGCTCATGCAGGTGCCGGGTGCTGCCGACGCCACACGCATCCCCTGCACCAACGTCAACACAGCGCTGGAGCGGGTCCGTGCCGGCGAGGCGGATGCGGCCATGGTCCCCATCGAGAACTCGGTGGAGGGCGGGGTCACTGCCACCCTGGACGCGATCGCCACAGGCCAAGAGCTCCGGATCATCCGTGAGGCCCTTGTCCCCATCACCTTCGTGCTCGTGGCGAGGCCCGGCGTCGAGCTTTCAGACATCAAACGGATCTCGACGCACGGCCATGCGTGGGCGCAATGCCGTTTGTGGGTGGATGAGCACCTTCCGAACGCCGATTACGTTCCGGGATCGTCGACGGCGGCGTCCGCCATGGGCCTGCTGGAGGACGACGCTCCCTATGAGGCCGCCATCTGTGCCCCGTTGATTGCTGCCGAACAACCGGGCCTGAACGTTCTGGCCGAGGACATCGGAGACAACCCCGACGCGGTCACGCGGTTCATCCTGGTGAGTCGCCCCGGTGCCCTGCCCGAGCGAACCGGGGCAGACAAGACCACCGTGGTGGTGCCCCTGCCGGAGGATCACCCCGGTGCGCTCATGGAAATACTGGACCAGTTCGCCTCCCGCGGAGTGAACCTCAGCCGCATCGAATCTCGCCCCACTGGACAGTACCTGGGCCACTACTTCTTCAGCATCGACGCCGACGGACACGCCACCGATTCGCGGGTTGCCGACGCCCTTGCTGGCCTCCACCGGATCAGTCCGGCAACCCGATTCCTGGGCTCCTACGCCCGAGCGGACAAGCAGCCGGCCGTGGTTGCCCCGCACACATCGGACGCTGCTTTCGCCTCGGCTCACGCATGGGTGGATTCAATTCTTAAGGGCTCATAG